A window of Ignavibacteriales bacterium contains these coding sequences:
- a CDS encoding sugar MFS transporter: protein MTSSGKNSAITSNTVNEQQNYSFALTVLTSLFFMWGFITCLNDILIPHLKQVFTLNYTQVMLIQFSFFTAYAIISIPAGMLVEKIGYKNGIVIGLVTAGIGCLLFYPAAEYQSYIMFLGALFILASGITLLQVAANPYVAILGKPETASSRLNLSQAVNSLGHTIAPYLGSLIILSVAVKTAEELKGMSVENLNAYQLTEASAVQVPYLGLAAVLFVIAAVFAIIKLPKIEASEISASGGDGQNFHDLHQSAWGYKHLVLGAIGIFLYVGSEVSIGSFLVNYMGQPFIAGLKESDAGKFVSFYWGGAMIGRFIGSAAIRKIRPANALVFNAIVAATLVIISMLTFGRVAMWSILVVGLFNSIMFPTIFTLAIDGLGKHTGQASGILCTAIVGGAILPVIQGFFADNIGIHYAFFIPVLGYLYVVYYGLKGYKPAFAKSYGIK, encoded by the coding sequence ATGACATCGTCCGGAAAAAACTCTGCGATAACTTCGAACACCGTAAACGAGCAGCAGAATTATTCATTTGCTCTAACGGTTTTAACCTCACTTTTTTTTATGTGGGGATTTATTACCTGCTTGAACGACATTTTAATTCCTCATCTGAAACAAGTGTTTACATTGAATTATACTCAAGTGATGCTGATTCAATTCAGTTTCTTTACCGCGTATGCAATTATTTCCATACCAGCAGGAATGCTTGTTGAAAAAATTGGTTATAAAAATGGAATTGTAATTGGATTAGTCACTGCCGGAATCGGTTGTTTATTATTTTATCCCGCTGCAGAATATCAATCATACATTATGTTTCTGGGAGCTCTTTTTATTTTAGCTTCGGGCATTACATTACTGCAGGTTGCAGCTAATCCGTATGTAGCAATTTTAGGCAAACCCGAAACAGCTTCGAGCAGATTAAATCTTTCTCAAGCAGTAAATTCACTTGGACATACAATAGCACCGTACCTTGGTTCTTTGATAATTCTTTCGGTAGCAGTTAAAACTGCAGAAGAATTAAAAGGTATGAGCGTAGAAAATTTAAATGCATATCAACTTACCGAAGCAAGTGCAGTTCAAGTTCCGTATTTAGGTTTAGCCGCTGTACTGTTTGTTATCGCCGCAGTTTTTGCAATCATTAAACTTCCTAAGATTGAAGCATCGGAAATTTCTGCAAGCGGAGGTGACGGACAAAATTTTCATGATCTTCATCAAAGTGCGTGGGGATATAAACATTTAGTTCTTGGTGCAATAGGAATTTTTCTTTATGTGGGCTCTGAAGTATCAATTGGAAGTTTTCTTGTTAATTATATGGGACAGCCATTTATCGCAGGACTTAAAGAATCCGATGCGGGGAAATTTGTTTCGTTTTATTGGGGCGGTGCTATGATAGGACGTTTTATCGGATCGGCAGCTATAAGAAAAATTAGACCGGCAAATGCTCTTGTCTTCAACGCCATCGTTGCAGCAACGCTTGTAATTATATCAATGTTAACATTCGGCAGAGTTGCGATGTGGTCTATTCTTGTTGTTGGATTATTTAATTCAATAATGTTTCCTACAATTTTCACTTTAGCAATTGACGGATTAGGTAAACATACTGGGCAAGCATCGGGAATTCTCTGCACGGCAATTGTTGGCGGAGCTATTCTTCCTGTAATTCAAGGATTCTTTGCAGATAATATTGGAATACATTACGCATTTTTCATACCGGTTCTTGGTTATCTATATGTTGTCTATTACGGACTGAAAGGATACAAACCAGCTTTTGCAAAAAGTTACGGCATAAAATGA
- a CDS encoding ROK family protein, translating to MKKKVAIGIDIGGTNSAFGFVDVFGKCIYESSIPTRAEQNANQLFERLFIEIDKSFKKFDKEYELMGIGIGAPNGNYYKGTVEYPPNLNWGNVNVIDLVKKYSPLPCAITNDANAAAIGEMIFGAAKGMKNFIVITLGTGLGSGIVVNGELVYGSDGFAGEIGHTIVDPDGRECGCGRKGCLETYSSATGICRTVKELIETTNTPSELRKIPFNNITAKDIADAANRGDKLALDAFDFTAKILGLKLADSVAYLSPEAIILFGGLAAAGDLIFVPTKRYMEEYMLNIFKNKVKLIPSGLPDGNSAVLGSSALIWNELKNKNLFPAD from the coding sequence ATGAAAAAAAAAGTTGCGATCGGAATTGATATCGGCGGGACGAATTCCGCTTTTGGTTTTGTTGATGTTTTCGGTAAATGTATTTACGAATCTTCAATCCCAACTCGCGCAGAACAAAATGCAAATCAATTATTTGAAAGATTATTTATTGAGATTGATAAATCATTTAAAAAATTTGATAAAGAATATGAGTTGATGGGAATCGGAATAGGCGCACCGAACGGAAATTATTATAAAGGGACAGTTGAATATCCTCCTAATTTAAATTGGGGAAATGTAAACGTAATAGATCTTGTAAAAAAATATTCTCCGCTTCCATGTGCAATAACAAATGATGCAAATGCCGCAGCAATTGGTGAAATGATTTTTGGCGCAGCAAAGGGAATGAAAAATTTTATTGTCATCACACTCGGTACAGGTTTGGGAAGTGGCATTGTTGTTAACGGAGAATTAGTTTATGGCTCAGACGGATTTGCCGGAGAGATAGGGCATACAATTGTTGATCCTGATGGAAGAGAATGCGGATGCGGAAGAAAAGGATGTCTAGAAACTTATTCTTCTGCTACCGGAATTTGCAGAACAGTTAAGGAGTTAATCGAAACAACCAACACGCCAAGCGAGTTACGTAAAATTCCATTTAACAACATTACAGCAAAAGATATTGCAGATGCTGCGAACCGCGGAGATAAACTTGCTCTTGATGCATTTGATTTTACTGCAAAAATACTCGGACTTAAACTTGCAGATTCCGTTGCGTATTTAAGTCCCGAAGCAATTATTCTTTTTGGCGGTCTCGCTGCCGCGGGCGATTTAATTTTTGTACCGACAAAACGCTATATGGAAGAATACATGCTGAATATTTTCAAGAACAAGGTAAAACTAATCCCATCAGGATTACCTGATGGTAACTCAGCGGTGCTGGGATCAAGCGCCTTGATCTGGAATGAGTTAAAAAACAAAAATTTGTTCCCCGCGGATTAA
- a CDS encoding T9SS type A sorting domain-containing protein, producing the protein MKTFLKLFILFFTVSNLIAQTWTTYDYNNSNSSLTSVYCLSVDASNNIWIGTNRSIVKFNQLNAWTVYDASNSGIPNDRVMDIATTGTNSVWVCTYSSGLVNFNGSMCQQYLPSNCGILSNYTYCVGFDTPGNVWTGIYSANAQNAGVMKLSGANTWTPYNNFFDGYNYKSVEAIAKDNTGNIWCGTSIGAFKFNGTGWTPYTKENTSGGLCGNYVRTIAVDASGNIWFGCEDYDPVTGYVIAGGLSKFNGSTWTYYKPSNSNLKTGYISSIAFRNTNEVWVGTGFCGQNSDNQGLYKFDGTSWTNYQSTSTYPGTCVNDLVVDKNNNLWIAGPNILTKVNFNPNAVDNYLETIPTQFTLIAYPNPFNPTTKIEFAIPKQGKYTIKIYNTLGQELSMLVDHELVAGVHSVTFDASGFASGIYICKLIGENVSLSKKIVLMK; encoded by the coding sequence ATGAAAACATTTTTAAAATTATTCATTTTGTTTTTTACAGTATCAAATTTGATCGCTCAAACATGGACAACTTACGATTACAATAACTCTAATTCTTCTTTGACATCAGTTTATTGTTTGTCAGTAGATGCTTCAAATAATATTTGGATAGGCACAAATCGGTCAATAGTTAAATTCAATCAACTAAATGCATGGACTGTTTACGATGCATCCAATTCTGGAATACCGAATGATCGAGTTATGGATATTGCAACTACAGGAACGAATTCAGTTTGGGTTTGTACTTACAGTAGCGGACTTGTGAATTTTAACGGAAGCATGTGTCAACAATATCTACCCTCCAACTGCGGTATACTAAGCAACTATACATATTGTGTCGGTTTTGATACTCCCGGAAATGTATGGACTGGAATCTATTCAGCTAATGCACAAAATGCTGGTGTAATGAAATTGAGTGGTGCAAATACATGGACTCCTTATAACAATTTCTTTGACGGATATAATTACAAGAGTGTTGAAGCCATTGCAAAAGATAATACCGGAAATATATGGTGCGGAACGAGTATTGGTGCTTTTAAATTTAACGGAACAGGCTGGACCCCCTATACAAAAGAAAATACAAGTGGTGGACTATGCGGTAATTATGTTAGAACGATTGCCGTTGACGCATCGGGAAATATTTGGTTTGGTTGCGAAGATTATGATCCTGTTACCGGATATGTGATTGCTGGAGGACTTTCGAAATTTAATGGCTCTACCTGGACATATTACAAACCTTCAAACAGCAATTTGAAAACCGGGTACATTAGTTCAATTGCATTTAGAAATACTAATGAAGTTTGGGTTGGAACAGGATTTTGTGGACAGAATAGCGATAACCAAGGGCTTTATAAATTTGATGGAACGAGCTGGACAAATTATCAAAGCACAAGTACATATCCAGGCACCTGTGTAAATGATCTTGTTGTGGATAAGAATAATAATCTTTGGATTGCAGGCCCTAATATTTTAACAAAAGTAAATTTCAATCCGAATGCGGTTGATAATTATCTTGAAACAATTCCTACGCAATTTACTTTGATCGCTTATCCCAATCCTTTTAATCCAACAACTAAAATTGAATTTGCAATTCCTAAGCAAGGAAAATATACAATCAAAATTTACAATACATTAGGACAAGAACTAAGCATGCTGGTAGATCATGAGTTAGTTGCCGGGGTTCACAGTGTAACTTTTGATGCAAGCGGTTTTGCTTCGGGTATTTATATCTGCAAACTGATTGGAGAAAATGTTAGTCTCAGCAAGAAAATTGTTTTGATGAAATAA
- a CDS encoding aldo/keto reductase produces the protein MEFNLSRIALGLWRVREWNYSTQQLNTLITQSLELGITSFDHADIYGDYECEILFGNVLKENSSLRNKMQMVTKCGIKLISQKFPEHKLHCYDTSKAHIIKSIENSLRNLSTDYIDLLLIHRPDPFMNADETAEAFYNLKDSGKVLHFGVSNFLPNQFNLLQSRLDFPLITNQIEVSVLNTEHFDNGNIDFLQEKRISPMVWSPFAGGKMFEENSEQANRVRNVLNELANKYQVGIDAIATAWLLVHPVNFIIVLGSGKVNRIKSALKGLEIKLTPEEWFKIWVASKGYDVP, from the coding sequence ATGGAATTCAATCTTTCAAGAATTGCGCTTGGTCTTTGGCGTGTGCGCGAATGGAATTATTCAACTCAACAACTCAATACTTTAATTACCCAATCACTTGAATTGGGAATTACTTCGTTCGATCATGCCGATATTTACGGCGATTATGAATGCGAGATATTGTTCGGAAATGTTCTGAAAGAGAATTCTTCATTGCGGAATAAAATGCAGATGGTTACAAAGTGCGGAATAAAATTAATCTCGCAAAAATTTCCAGAACATAAATTACATTGTTATGATACTTCAAAAGCACATATAATAAAATCAATCGAGAACTCACTTCGAAATTTGTCTACCGATTATATTGATCTACTTCTTATTCACCGTCCGGATCCGTTTATGAATGCAGATGAAACTGCCGAAGCATTCTATAATCTGAAGGACTCCGGAAAAGTATTACACTTTGGGGTTTCTAATTTTTTACCAAATCAATTCAATCTTCTTCAATCACGTTTAGATTTTCCGCTCATCACAAATCAAATTGAAGTTTCAGTTCTAAATACAGAACATTTTGATAACGGCAACATTGATTTTCTTCAAGAGAAAAGAATTTCTCCAATGGTTTGGTCTCCATTTGCTGGAGGAAAAATGTTTGAGGAAAACAGTGAGCAAGCAAATCGGGTTAGAAATGTTTTAAATGAGCTTGCCAACAAATATCAAGTTGGCATTGATGCTATTGCAACTGCATGGTTGTTGGTTCATCCGGTAAATTTTATTATTGTGTTGGGAAGCGGGAAGGTTAATCGAATAAAATCTGCACTAAAAGGATTAGAAATAAAATTAACACCTGAAGAATGGTTTAAAATTTGGGTAGCATCGAAAGGTTATGATGTGCCGTGA
- the amrB gene encoding AmmeMemoRadiSam system protein B, translated as MNYLSKEDHAGSVDHSKNLFAAISVHDDYLYAGKVYYPLYKNIKTKEVVIFGVTHGTVRKEMGSLSNIIILDEFDKWRGPYKDVEISPLREIIKLELPKEDFIVSNKAQSIEHSIEALVPFLQFYNRDIKITPIMITQMPYEKMEVITDRLSKIILDYIRTNNLKLGEDIFFLISNDANHYGEDFNNSPYGMDEAAHKTATENDMKIIMKDLVSEVTNEKIQNTANDLWPDPENKKIVPLWCGRYPIVFGLQTILKVVNGLGNHKVYGTLFKYSDTFTEKVLPVKNTSMGLTAVFSYKHWCAWFTEGFYLK; from the coding sequence TTGAATTATTTATCAAAGGAAGATCACGCCGGATCAGTAGATCATTCCAAAAATCTTTTTGCCGCCATTTCCGTACATGATGATTATCTCTATGCAGGGAAAGTTTACTATCCGCTCTATAAAAATATCAAGACAAAAGAAGTTGTGATCTTTGGTGTAACACATGGGACAGTACGAAAGGAAATGGGTTCGCTATCTAATATTATTATACTTGATGAATTTGATAAATGGCGAGGACCCTACAAAGACGTAGAGATTTCTCCGTTAAGAGAGATTATTAAATTAGAACTTCCAAAGGAAGATTTTATTGTAAGCAACAAAGCTCAAAGTATTGAACATTCAATCGAAGCTCTCGTTCCATTTCTTCAATTTTATAATCGAGATATTAAGATCACACCAATTATGATAACACAAATGCCGTATGAAAAAATGGAAGTCATAACAGATCGGCTCTCAAAAATAATTTTGGACTACATACGTACAAATAATCTTAAACTCGGGGAAGATATATTTTTTCTTATCTCTAACGATGCAAATCATTATGGTGAGGATTTTAACAATTCACCTTACGGTATGGATGAAGCTGCGCATAAAACGGCGACAGAAAATGATATGAAAATAATTATGAAAGATTTAGTTTCAGAAGTTACGAATGAAAAAATTCAAAATACTGCAAACGATCTTTGGCCCGATCCGGAAAACAAAAAAATAGTTCCTTTATGGTGCGGAAGATATCCGATTGTTTTCGGCTTGCAGACAATACTCAAAGTTGTTAATGGTTTGGGTAATCACAAAGTTTATGGAACGCTTTTCAAGTACTCGGACACATTCACGGAAAAAGTTCTGCCGGTAAAAAATACAAGCATGGGATTAACAGCGGTATTCTCTTATAAACATTGGTGTGCATGGTTTACTGAAGGATTTTATTTGAAATGA
- a CDS encoding YiiX/YebB-like N1pC/P60 family cysteine hydrolase, with amino-acid sequence MKRKIIYSISAIIVIYLLLLIPIEKNESPKVAANQQFVWNRDSLWLSLESFYVQAKKKDCAQLKNEINNSFKYLNAVLDSIERTSLLPTDSKFLRIESGIFHTAALVGACQEHLTDFINLFSRIRNTVKVQSIKWDLNDLVTRQTLYKLIYGGRAAVEKLLLQADKNKIPSLIIGKEEISSTPITIINGLVIHSGDILVSRGGAPTSALIARGNDYPGNFSHVALVYVDEKTEKTYIIESHIEKGIAIASIDDYLKDKKLRIMVLRLRADHPKMFQDKMLPHKAAKFAFERASSQHIAYDFEMNFNDSTKLFCSEVASFAYKKFGINLWMGLSSISSKGVAKWLAGFGVKNFVTQEPSDLEYDSQLTVVAEWRDVVTLLKDHIDNAIIEGLLEQAEAGKELGYDWYLLPIARTMKLYSIILNLFGKVGPVPEGMSPESALRHKKLVAIHEEIKNEIEIKAKKFIEQMNYNPPYWKLVSFARETITEKKLF; translated from the coding sequence GTGAAAAGAAAAATTATTTATTCAATCAGTGCAATAATAGTTATCTACCTGCTGCTTCTTATTCCAATTGAAAAGAATGAATCTCCCAAAGTTGCAGCAAATCAACAGTTTGTATGGAACCGGGATTCACTTTGGCTCTCGCTCGAATCTTTTTATGTGCAAGCGAAGAAAAAAGATTGCGCACAACTCAAGAATGAAATAAACAATTCATTTAAGTATTTGAATGCAGTATTGGATTCAATCGAAAGAACTTCTCTATTGCCAACAGATTCAAAATTTTTAAGGATTGAAAGCGGAATATTTCATACTGCGGCTTTAGTCGGTGCATGTCAAGAACATCTGACCGATTTTATAAATCTTTTTTCACGAATTAGAAACACAGTTAAAGTACAATCAATTAAATGGGATTTGAATGATTTAGTTACACGGCAAACATTGTACAAATTAATTTATGGCGGGCGTGCTGCAGTTGAGAAACTTCTTCTCCAAGCGGATAAAAATAAAATACCTTCCTTAATAATTGGTAAAGAAGAAATCTCTTCCACACCAATAACTATTATTAACGGATTGGTAATTCATAGCGGAGATATTTTAGTATCACGCGGCGGTGCACCAACTTCGGCATTGATTGCAAGAGGCAACGATTATCCCGGAAATTTTTCTCACGTTGCTTTGGTTTATGTTGATGAAAAAACTGAGAAGACTTATATAATCGAATCCCATATTGAAAAAGGTATAGCGATCGCTTCAATTGATGATTATTTAAAAGACAAAAAACTTCGTATCATGGTTTTACGGTTGAGAGCAGATCATCCCAAAATGTTTCAAGATAAAATGCTTCCACATAAAGCTGCAAAGTTTGCATTTGAACGAGCATCCTCTCAACATATTGCTTACGATTTTGAAATGAATTTTAATGACAGCACAAAACTCTTCTGTTCAGAAGTAGCTTCATTTGCATATAAAAAGTTTGGCATAAATCTGTGGATGGGATTATCAAGCATTTCATCTAAAGGTGTTGCAAAATGGCTTGCGGGATTTGGAGTTAAAAATTTTGTAACTCAAGAACCTTCTGATCTGGAATACGATTCGCAGTTAACTGTCGTAGCAGAGTGGCGTGATGTCGTAACTCTTTTAAAAGATCATATTGATAATGCAATAATTGAAGGTCTTCTTGAACAAGCTGAAGCGGGAAAAGAGCTTGGTTATGATTGGTATCTTCTTCCAATAGCAAGAACAATGAAGTTATATAGCATAATCCTTAATCTATTTGGTAAAGTTGGACCGGTTCCGGAGGGAATGAGTCCGGAATCCGCTCTCAGACATAAAAAGTTGGTTGCTATACACGAAGAGATTAAAAATGAAATTGAGATTAAAGCGAAGAAGTTTATTGAGCAAATGAATTATAATCCGCCATATTGGAAATTGGTTTCATTTGCCAGAGAAACAATCACCGAGAAAAAATTATTTTGA
- a CDS encoding response regulator transcription factor, protein MKLILIEDEKDLASTIASYLKEEEYLIDKAHSYSEANEKINLYEYDCALVDLMLPDGNGIDLVKRLKERNQQCGIIIISAKEAIEDKINGLNLGADDYITKPFHLAELNARIKSVIRRKHFDGGNIVQLNELKIDIDKREVLINESAIEFTRREFDLLLFFISNKERVLNKEAIVEHVWGDNSSAFDSYDFVYTHVKNLRKKLKDSGAKDYLKSVYGIGYKFTLK, encoded by the coding sequence ATGAAACTTATTCTAATCGAAGACGAAAAAGATTTAGCCAGCACAATCGCTTCTTATCTAAAAGAAGAAGAATACTTAATTGATAAAGCCCATTCATATTCAGAAGCTAACGAAAAAATAAATCTGTATGAGTATGATTGTGCTTTGGTAGATTTAATGCTGCCGGATGGGAATGGAATTGATTTAGTTAAGAGGCTTAAAGAAAGAAATCAACAATGCGGAATTATTATCATATCCGCGAAGGAAGCGATAGAAGATAAAATCAATGGACTGAACTTAGGAGCGGATGATTATATAACTAAACCATTTCATTTGGCTGAACTTAATGCAAGAATAAAATCGGTTATTAGGCGAAAACATTTTGACGGTGGAAATATTGTTCAGTTAAACGAATTGAAGATTGATATTGATAAACGAGAAGTCTTGATAAATGAGTCGGCTATAGAATTTACCCGGAGGGAATTTGATTTACTTTTATTTTTTATCAGCAATAAAGAAAGAGTATTAAATAAAGAGGCGATTGTTGAACACGTGTGGGGTGATAACTCAAGTGCATTTGACAGTTATGATTTTGTATATACTCATGTAAAGAATTTGCGAAAGAAGTTGAAGGATAGCGGGGCTAAAGATTATTTGAAATCTGTTTATGGAATTGGTTATAAGTTTACTCTAAAATGA
- a CDS encoding HAMP domain-containing sensor histidine kinase: MKLLNKISLYYILNTAILFMLGLFAIYFSVDWIISERSDGQLRDTSKEITLKLERGIKAEYPPLIEIKELVKENHFKSVFKDTTIFLEAEKENEAYRQYTIYKKVNDKNYRITVRTSLIEKEDLFSAILIILIIILALLLLILSLINRYTARKIFKPFYNNLKHLGMFSLHKNDSMILEDSNIDEFNELKYALAELSEKALKEYRSLKEFSEDLSHELQTPVAVIKAKAELLLQKEFTDAEISSNLQSIINNADRLDKLNRSLILLTKLETTDFFPTQKILLGRRIERIIDNYTDAINSKEIVIRTNLESMYEVEFNENLLDIVLSNLISNSIKHNILEGEIFIELKDSILMIKNSGKEPKQNLLNYFKRFTYEEKSQNSLGLGLAIVKKICNMYEIGITYQFIDGSHTIVLNFNKTKD, from the coding sequence ATGAAACTACTTAATAAAATATCGCTTTATTACATTTTAAACACGGCTATACTTTTTATGCTTGGTTTGTTTGCCATTTACTTTTCTGTTGATTGGATTATTTCTGAAAGATCAGACGGGCAATTGAGAGATACGAGCAAGGAAATAACTCTAAAACTTGAGAGAGGAATAAAAGCCGAATATCCACCATTGATTGAGATAAAAGAATTAGTAAAAGAAAACCATTTCAAATCCGTGTTTAAGGATACAACCATTTTTCTGGAAGCTGAAAAAGAAAATGAAGCCTACAGACAATATACGATCTATAAGAAAGTCAATGATAAGAATTACAGAATAACAGTGCGGACATCGTTAATTGAGAAGGAAGATTTATTTTCGGCTATACTGATTATCCTTATTATTATTCTTGCCCTACTTCTTTTGATTCTGTCTTTAATTAACCGATACACAGCGAGGAAAATATTCAAGCCGTTTTATAACAATCTAAAACATTTGGGAATGTTTTCATTACATAAAAATGATTCGATGATTTTGGAGGATTCCAACATAGACGAATTTAATGAACTGAAATATGCTCTGGCTGAATTATCGGAAAAAGCATTAAAAGAATACCGATCATTGAAAGAATTTTCGGAGGATTTAAGTCACGAATTACAAACCCCAGTAGCCGTGATAAAAGCAAAAGCAGAATTGTTACTACAGAAGGAATTTACAGATGCCGAAATTTCAAGCAATCTGCAATCAATAATAAACAATGCAGATAGACTTGATAAATTGAACCGTTCTCTGATCTTATTGACTAAACTGGAAACAACCGATTTTTTCCCAACACAAAAAATTCTTTTAGGTAGAAGGATAGAAAGAATTATTGATAACTATACAGATGCGATTAATTCAAAAGAGATTGTAATACGCACTAATTTGGAATCGATGTATGAAGTGGAGTTCAACGAAAATTTATTGGATATAGTACTAAGTAATTTAATTTCTAATTCGATTAAGCATAACATTTTGGAAGGTGAAATATTTATAGAATTGAAGGATTCTATTTTAATGATAAAAAACAGCGGAAAGGAACCAAAACAAAATCTGTTGAATTACTTTAAGCGATTTACCTATGAAGAGAAATCGCAAAACTCTCTCGGATTAGGATTAGCAATTGTTAAAAAGATTTGTAATATGTATGAAATTGGAATAACCTATCAATTCATAGACGGGTCACACACAATAGTATTGAATTTCAATAAAACAAAAGATTAA
- a CDS encoding TolC family protein, producing MKKNVLLILVWIVPALYGQKNFEYYISKALENATSLNQLRNQIPINKLQNELDKALNSAFQISLTGNYLFAPFFNNSNGLITTNPDPQAIGYDIGITNGGLYSAQVNVQKNIFNGKLIDALKNKNELSDKSTLNDIKIEEHNLRKIVIDQYLSCIQNLWLYNLTKEISTNLNEQLRITGGLVEKGFVKAQDYLLLKIEYKNQQMQLNEIWRNYKSGLMQLNSICGLQDTSTVYLENVTLDVMKHIYLSNFIMKYSIDSLTLQNQQELFETKYQPQVNLFFNTGLNAVELENIQRKFGLSAGVNFSLPLFDGNQKALTRQQNDIYGKTIQQNRDYIEKNLFLQRQNGYEKIKSIKTSLDNLQDQIKDYDQVILLAQKQVEQGSMMMIEYLTILKNYIELQKNKITAEINYQLEINNYNYWNW from the coding sequence ATGAAAAAAAATGTTTTATTAATTCTTGTTTGGATTGTTCCGGCTCTTTATGGGCAGAAGAATTTCGAGTATTATATTAGCAAAGCATTAGAAAACGCCACATCACTGAATCAATTAAGAAACCAAATCCCAATAAACAAACTTCAGAACGAACTGGACAAAGCGCTGAATTCGGCATTCCAGATATCTTTGACGGGTAATTATTTATTTGCTCCATTCTTTAATAACAGCAACGGCTTAATTACTACAAATCCGGATCCCCAAGCGATAGGTTATGATATTGGAATAACAAACGGTGGTTTATATTCAGCTCAAGTAAATGTTCAAAAGAATATTTTTAACGGTAAGCTCATAGATGCACTTAAAAACAAAAATGAATTATCCGATAAAAGCACTTTGAATGACATTAAGATTGAAGAACATAATCTCAGAAAAATTGTTATCGACCAATATTTAAGCTGTATTCAGAATCTCTGGTTATATAATTTGACAAAAGAAATTTCTACAAATCTCAATGAGCAGTTAAGAATAACCGGCGGATTGGTTGAGAAAGGTTTTGTGAAAGCACAGGATTATTTGCTTCTTAAAATCGAATATAAAAATCAACAGATGCAGCTTAATGAGATATGGCGTAATTATAAAAGCGGGCTGATGCAACTAAACTCTATTTGTGGACTTCAAGATACCAGCACAGTTTATTTAGAAAATGTAACTCTTGATGTAATGAAGCATATTTATCTGTCTAATTTTATAATGAAGTATTCTATTGACAGTTTGACTTTGCAAAACCAGCAAGAACTCTTTGAAACAAAATATCAACCGCAAGTAAATTTATTCTTTAACACAGGATTAAACGCTGTTGAGTTAGAAAACATTCAGCGAAAATTTGGACTCAGCGCCGGAGTCAATTTCTCTTTACCTTTATTTGACGGTAATCAAAAAGCTCTTACGCGCCAGCAAAATGATATTTATGGGAAAACAATTCAACAAAACAGAGACTACATTGAAAAAAATCTTTTCTTACAAAGGCAAAATGGATACGAGAAAATCAAATCGATTAAAACATCGTTAGATAATCTGCAGGACCAAATCAAAGATTATGACCAAGTAATTCTACTAGCTCAAAAGCAGGTAGAACAAGGATCGATGATGATGATAGAATATTTGACTATTCTGAAAAATTATATTGAATTACAGAAGAATAAAATCACAGCAGAAATAAATTATCAGCTTGAGATAAACAATTACAATTATTGGAACTGGTAA